The Ziziphus jujuba cultivar Dongzao chromosome 12, ASM3175591v1 sequence GGTTCTAACATAGCAGTCCATTCGACACTGTCGAGATTCTAGATGTTCACACCTTTCAATATAAGGAATTTTGAGGCTAGGAAAGAAATCCAGGGGAAAGAAGACAAATGTTTTAACACAACTGTTTGATATTAAAACATTTTGAAGGAATGTTTTGAGCGAGCGGTGAAATAGGAATTTTAATTTCTCACAGTCCTCGATTTCTAGTTCTGTCAAGGTAGTTGGCAGACATCCTGCAGGCAAGGATATAGGCATGGAACATTTACTAATATATAGCTTTTGAAGACAAGAAGTTTGGCTCTCTCTTAATGCTTCTACCAATGATTCTACACCATGACATCCGTCAATTCTATGTGATTCCACTGTTGGTTAGGTTGCTGCAGCTGTGGTTCTTCACACTTGTCTAACTTCAAGTCTTGGATAGCTGAAGTCCTTGGGAGTGATGAAACTAGAACCTTGCTTCCATCAAGTATAAGCTTAGCTGAACATGGAACGGTGTGAGGCAAATCAGCAGTATTTAGCCTGCCACAGATATATATTTCAGTTTGCTGAAGCCTAGGGAAAACTTCACCATCTTCAGCTTCAATTGAAGACCATTCTTCCCATGCTAACATCTCACTGAAACTTAAGAATTCCAGTGATGCAAATAGCTTTCTCATGGAATTAGATGCACTGAACCCATAAAACTCAGCACCGTCACTCAGCACTTCACATAAGTCCGTAAATATagagagttttgagggagggTAGCTGTCCGAATAGTGGTAAACAGTTGCAGAACTTACAATTGTCAAGTCTTATAATTAATATGTTGCAGAATGAAGGATCCCCTAACCAATTTGGGCATGTTCTACCTCCATATCCATAAATGGAAAGAATTTTCAAGTTTGTGCAAGGCAATAGCTCTTTAAGTATTTCTCTGTCATGTTTTGAATCATTAGTATGGCCTTTCCAAGACAAACATAATGCTTCAAGACAATTCTTGTCCACCAATTCAGT is a genomic window containing:
- the LOC125418653 gene encoding putative disease resistance protein RGA1; the encoded protein is MHIAPIYYLEHLRDEDCWQLFAKHAFDNEDLNAYPDLVTIGRRVSEKCKGLPLAVKTLGGVLCYRLDVAKWKRISVKEIRHFLDNESNILPALREYCFTFEEANSKEDMMKHMSELIGELKLLPFPDLSRTSIESLPEPKVASVKDASETELVDKNCLEALCLSWKGHTNDSKHDREILKELLPCTNLKILSIYGYGGRTCPNCYPPSKLSIFTDLCEVLSDGAEFYGFSASNSMRKLFASLEFLSFSEMLAWEEWSSIEAEDGEVFPRLQQTEIYICGRLNTADLPHTVPCSAKLILDGSKVLVSSLPRTSAIQDLKLDKCEEPQLQQPNQQWNHIELTDVMV